The following coding sequences are from one Devosia neptuniae window:
- a CDS encoding TIGR02186 family protein: MKWWLALMLAFLLAGTARAERLVSQLSNDSVEITSSFDGERMNFFGTIMPDAGSEQKFVTGPFHVVVVVLGPTQNRVARQMTNNFGIWLNTDQVEFDNFPSYFQVLSSARLRDITDITTLTTEYILPEAHTLVANDAGWWKTAVFGRELVRLMTEQGLFGVNEGGVNFLADNFYSARLTLPSNAPPGPYIALTYVFKDGKVIARKSEGFAVRKIGFERFLALSAVQQPLLYGLVCVALALFTGWLGGVLFRR; this comes from the coding sequence ATGAAATGGTGGCTGGCCCTCATGCTGGCTTTCTTGCTGGCCGGCACGGCGCGGGCTGAGCGGCTGGTCTCGCAATTGTCCAATGACAGCGTCGAGATCACCTCGAGCTTTGATGGCGAGCGGATGAATTTTTTCGGCACGATCATGCCGGATGCCGGGTCCGAGCAGAAATTCGTGACCGGGCCATTCCATGTGGTGGTCGTCGTTTTGGGGCCGACACAGAACCGGGTGGCGCGGCAGATGACCAATAATTTTGGCATCTGGCTCAACACAGACCAGGTCGAATTCGACAATTTTCCAAGCTATTTCCAGGTGTTGTCGAGCGCGCGACTGCGCGACATCACCGATATCACGACGCTGACCACCGAATATATTCTGCCCGAAGCCCATACGCTGGTGGCCAATGATGCGGGCTGGTGGAAGACCGCGGTATTCGGGCGCGAACTGGTGCGACTGATGACCGAGCAGGGGCTGTTCGGGGTCAATGAAGGCGGCGTCAACTTCCTGGCGGATAACTTTTATTCAGCCCGGCTGACCCTGCCCAGCAATGCGCCACCGGGGCCCTATATTGCGCTGACCTATGTGTTCAAGGACGGCAAAGTGATTGCGCGCAAGTCGGAAGGCTTTGCGGTGCGCAAGATCGGGTTTGAGCGGTTCCTGGCACTGTCGGCGGTACAGCAGCCGCTGCTTTATGGGCTGGTCTGCGTGGCGCTGGCGCTGTTCACCGGCTGGCTGGGCGGCGTGTTGTTCAGGCGCTGA
- a CDS encoding sulfite exporter TauE/SafE family protein has translation MQVYLPIAELSMNLFFLVGIGGAVGFLSGLFGVGGGFLLTPLLIFSGVPAPVAVASVTGQVVAASTSGALSHYRRGGIDLHLAMYLVLSGVLGAFGGVATFAVLRDAGQLDLFISVGFLVLLGFVGTLMLNEAIRAIIKQRKGVVVRERLPNQHNWMHRLPMRVRFKKSRLYISVLPVLIIGLFIGFVGSLLGIGGGFIMVPALVYLLRVPGNVVIGTSLAQVVAMMAATTILHAVQSQSVDIMLAFCLMVGGTAGAQFGASAGKHLRGEQLRGLLAILVLAVAIRFGLSLILAPADPFSMAVLGGAR, from the coding sequence TTGCAGGTCTATCTGCCGATCGCCGAGCTATCGATGAACCTCTTTTTCCTTGTGGGGATCGGGGGGGCAGTCGGATTCCTGTCGGGTCTGTTCGGCGTGGGCGGGGGGTTCCTGCTGACGCCGCTGCTGATTTTCTCCGGCGTGCCGGCGCCCGTTGCGGTGGCTTCGGTCACCGGACAGGTGGTAGCGGCCTCCACCTCGGGGGCGCTCAGTCACTACCGGCGCGGCGGCATCGATCTGCATCTGGCCATGTATCTGGTGCTGTCGGGCGTGCTGGGGGCGTTCGGCGGCGTCGCGACCTTTGCCGTGCTGCGCGATGCGGGGCAGCTCGACCTGTTCATTTCCGTCGGCTTCCTGGTTTTGCTGGGCTTTGTGGGCACGTTGATGCTCAACGAGGCAATCCGCGCCATCATCAAGCAGCGCAAGGGCGTGGTGGTCCGCGAGCGGCTGCCCAACCAGCATAACTGGATGCACCGGCTGCCGATGCGCGTGCGGTTCAAGAAGAGCCGGCTCTATATCAGCGTCTTGCCCGTGCTGATCATCGGGCTGTTCATCGGCTTTGTGGGGTCGTTGCTGGGCATTGGCGGCGGTTTCATCATGGTGCCGGCGCTGGTTTACCTGCTGCGGGTGCCGGGCAATGTGGTGATCGGCACCTCGCTGGCGCAGGTGGTGGCGATGATGGCGGCGACCACGATCCTGCATGCCGTGCAGAGCCAAAGCGTTGATATCATGCTGGCTTTCTGCCTGATGGTGGGCGGCACAGCGGGGGCGCAATTCGGGGCTTCGGCGGGCAAGCATTTGCGCGGCGAGCAATTGCGGGGGCTGTTGGCCATATTGGTGCTCGCCGTGGCGATCCGCTTCGGGCTGTCGCTGATATTGGCGCCGGCCGATCCGTTCAGCATGGCCGTGCTGGGTGGCGCGCGATGA